The window CTCGGGTGGTCAGCGGGCGGCGGTCAGCAGGTCTTCCGGCGACGACAGCGTGCCCCGCACGGCCGTCGCGGCGGCGACCAGCGGCGACACGAGGTGCGTCCGGCCGCCCTTGCCCTGCCGGCCCTCGAAGTTGCGGTTCGACGTCGACGCGCTGCGCTCGCCCGGTTTCAGCTGGTCCGGGTTCATGCCCAGGCACATCGAGCAGCCGGCCTGGCGCCACTCCGCGCCGGCCGCGGTGAAGACCTCGTCGAGGCCCTCCTCCTCGGCCGCCTTGCGGACGCGCATCGAGCCGGGAACCACCAGCATCCGGACCGAGTCCGCCACTTTCCGACCGCGCAGCACCTCGGCCGCGGCCCGCAGGTCCTCGATCCGGCCGTTGGTGCAGGAGCCGAGGAAGACGGTGTCCACCGAGATCTCCCGCAGCGGCGTCCCGGGCTTCAAGTCCATATAGGACAGGGCCTTTTCAGCGGCGATGCGGTCGTTCTCGTCCGGGATCTGCTCCGGGTCGGGCACGTCGGCACCCAGCGGGAGACCCTGGCCGGGGTTGGTGCCCCAGGTCACGAACGGCGTCAGCTCGCCCGCGTCCAGGTGCACCTCGGCGTCGAACTCGGCACCGTCGTCGGTGCGCAGTTCCTTCCACGCTGCGACGGCCGCGTCCCAGTCGGCGCCGGCCGGCGCGTGCGGACGGCCCTTCAGGTACGCGAACGTCGTCTCGTCCGGCGCGATCATCCCGGCGCGCGCGCCGGCCTCGATCGACATGTTGCAGACGGTCATCCGGGCCTCCATCGACAGGGCCTCGATGGCCTTGCCGCGGTACTCCAGGATGTAGCCCTGCCCGCCGCCGGTGCCGATCTTGGCGATCACCGCGAGGATGACGTCCTTCGCCGTGACGCCGGGACGCAGCTCGCCGTCGACCGTGATCGCCATCGTCTTGAACGGGCGCAGCGGCAGCGTCTGGGTCGCCAGCACGTGCTCGACCTCGGACGTGCCGATGCCGAAGGCGATGGCGCCGAACGCGCCGTGCGTGGAGGTGTGGCTGTCGCCGCAGACCACGGTCATCCCGGGCTGGGTCAGGCCGAGCTGCGGGCCGATGACGTGCACGATGCCCTGCTCGGCGTCCCCCATCGGGTGCAGCCGGACGCCGAACTCCTTGCAGTTGCGGCGAAGGGTGTCGACCTGGGTGCGCGAGACCGGATCGGCGATCGGGAGGTCGATGTCGACGGTCGGGACGTTGTGGTCCTCGGTCGCGATGGTCAGGTCGGGGCGGCGCACCGGCCGCCCGGCCAGCCGGAGGCCGTCGAAGGCCTGCGGGCTGGTCACTTCGTGCAGCAGGTGGAGGTCGATGTAGAGCAGGTCCGGTTCGGCGCCTTCCCCTCGGCGCACGAGGTGGCTTTCCCACACCTTCTCCGCCAGTGTGCGGGCCTTGCCGGTCGGGCTGGTCATCTCCGGCTCCTTCCACGGTTCGACGTCGGAACTCGGGCGCGCACCGCGGGGGCGAATGCGAGCCGCGAAGGAGGGGCGCAGCTCGAGTTCAGGGTTTTCCCAGATGCTGGACTTCCCAAACTGCGGGACGCTAGTATCGGGTCGTGGGACAGCATAGCGGTATCGGAGTACTGGACAAAGCGGTGGCCGTCCTGCAGGCGGTCGCGGACGACCCCTGCGGCCTCGCGGAACTGTGCACCCGGACGGGCCTGCCCCGGGCCACCGCGCACCGGCTCGCGGTCGGCCTCGAGGTGCACCGGCTGCTGCGCCGCGGTCCGGACGGCCGCTGGCGCCCCGGTACGGCACTGGCCGAACTGGCCGGCGGTTCGACGGACCCGCTGCTCGACGCGGCGGGCGTGGTGCTGCCGAAGCTGCGGGACGTCACGGGCGAAAGCGTGCAGCTCTACCGCCGCGACGGCGTCCAGCGCGTGTGCGTGGCGACGGCGGAACCGCCGAGCGGCCTGCGCGACACGGTCCCGGTGGGCTCGCGGCTGCCGATGACGGCCGGCTCGGGCGCCAAGGTGCTGGCCGCGTGGGCGGACCCGCACACGCAGCGCACGATCCTGGCGGACGCGGTCTTCGGCGAGCGGACGCTGCTGGAAGTGCGCCGCCGCGGCTGGGCGCAGAGCGTCGCCGAGCGCGAGCCGGGCGTGGCGAGCATCTCCGCGCCGGTCCGCGATTCGGCGGGCACGGTCGTGGCCGCGGTGTCGGTGTCCGGCCCGATCGAGCGCATCGGCCGCAAGCCGGGCGCCCGCTGGGCGGCGGACCTGCTCGCGGCGGCGGATGCGTTGCAGGAACGGCTGTAACTCCCGCCCCAGGAGTCACATCGTGTCAGGCCTGGCCCGTTTCGAAGCGCGCCACCTTGCCGTCGCGAACGGTGAACGCCCACCGCGTCCGCATCGCGCCCCACGTCGAGTTCGAGTAGCTCGCGACGAACTTCCTCCCCTCGTCCTCCGCGGTCTCGACCTCGAGGTGGCCCTGGCTGGAGAAGATCTCCTTCTCGGTCCACTCGGCGAGGTCGCGGTCCGTGCCGTCGTCGGACATCGTCGCGTCCGCGGTGAGCGCGGCCCGGAACGCTGTGCGGTCGCCCGCGTTCAGCGCGTCGACGAACGCGCGCACCGCCGGGTCGCCGATCGAATCCGTCATGGGGTCATCGTGCACCGTTCGGGGGAACCTCGCGAAATCCGCGTATTCGGTGACGGCGGTCACGTCTCCTTCAGGAGAGCACCACGGAGGGGGAACGACCATGCTGAACAGAAGGGCACTGGCGATGTTGCGGGCCGTCGGCGCGGGGCGGGCCGAACTGACCTGCAGCTGCGAACCGGACCTGCGGGTCGACGGGCTGGCGTGCTGCGACCAGGCGACGGCGCACGAGCTGGCGCGGGCCGGGCTGATCCGGCCCGCGCTCGGGCCGGTGCCGGCCGTCGGGCAGTGGACGCGGGCGGAGCTGACCGACGACGGCAGGCTCGCGCTGGGCGGGACGCTCGCGGCCTGAAGCAACCGCCGGGCCCCCTCGCGCGTGTACCGGCAAAGCGTCACCGCGAGGGGAAGCCATGAAGATCGTCCCGGGACTGCTCGGGGCCGGCCTGCTGCTGGCCGCGTGCTCGACACCGCCGCCGGCCGCGCCGCCGACCGTGACCGTGACGGCCCCGGCCACGCTCTCCCCGGCGCCGTCGGTCGACCCCGCGACGCTCGACTGGCTGGACGGCTTCTGCGCCGCCATCCACGGCTACCGGAAGCGCACCAACGACGAGGCGGCGCCGGGGAGGTCCACGCCGAACTCGGTCGCGGAAGCGCAGAAGGCGCTCAGCGAGGAGCTGGGCGGCATCGCGGACCGCACGGGCGAGGTCGTCGACCGGCTGACGGCGCTCCCACCCGCCCCGGTGCCGCTGGCCGAGACGGTCCGGAAGGCGTTCGTCACGAAGTTCACGACGGCCCGCGACCGCGCTCGCGACGCGAAGACGACGCTGGACCGCGCGAAGCCGGACGACGTGGCATCGCAGGACCCGGCGTGGCAGGCGCTGACGCAGGCCCAGCAGGACGTCGACGGCACGTACGACCCGATCGCCCCGCTGGTGGAGTCCCGGGAACTGGTCGCCGCGGCGGCCGTCGCCCCCGGCTGCAAGGCCTGACCGACGCTGGTCGTGAGTGTGAAACGGTGTGCTAACCCTGTTTCCCCCTCACGACGACCTGCACCGAGGCCACCCCGCGGTGCCGGGCTCAGCGGCGCGTGAGGGGCGCCTGCAGCGGCAGCGACCGTGACGAGTCGCCCACCTGCACGGTGAACCCGCCCTTCACCGGCCGCCAGGCGTCGCGGCCGGTGTCCCACACCGAAAAGTCGCGCGCGGTCAGCTTGATCGTCACCCGCTGGGCCTGCCCCGGGGACAGGTCCACCCGCGAGAACCCCTTCAGCTGCTTCGGCGGTTCGCCCGCGGCGGCCGGGAAGCCCAGGTACAGCTGCGCCACCTCGGCGCCCGCCCGCTTGCCCGTGTTCCGGACCGTGAACGTCGCCGTCGCGCCGTCGCCCGTGTTGTGCACGGTCAGCCCGGAGAACGCGAACGTCGTGTACGACAGGCCGTAGCCGAACGGGAACAGCGGCGTCTTGTTCTCCGCGTCGAACCAGCGGTAGCCGACCTTCAGCCCTTCCGAGTACGTCGCGACGCCGTTGACGCCCGGGAAC of the Amycolatopsis sp. NBC_01488 genome contains:
- the leuC gene encoding 3-isopropylmalate dehydratase large subunit, producing the protein MTSPTGKARTLAEKVWESHLVRRGEGAEPDLLYIDLHLLHEVTSPQAFDGLRLAGRPVRRPDLTIATEDHNVPTVDIDLPIADPVSRTQVDTLRRNCKEFGVRLHPMGDAEQGIVHVIGPQLGLTQPGMTVVCGDSHTSTHGAFGAIAFGIGTSEVEHVLATQTLPLRPFKTMAITVDGELRPGVTAKDVILAVIAKIGTGGGQGYILEYRGKAIEALSMEARMTVCNMSIEAGARAGMIAPDETTFAYLKGRPHAPAGADWDAAVAAWKELRTDDGAEFDAEVHLDAGELTPFVTWGTNPGQGLPLGADVPDPEQIPDENDRIAAEKALSYMDLKPGTPLREISVDTVFLGSCTNGRIEDLRAAAEVLRGRKVADSVRMLVVPGSMRVRKAAEEEGLDEVFTAAGAEWRQAGCSMCLGMNPDQLKPGERSASTSNRNFEGRQGKGGRTHLVSPLVAAATAVRGTLSSPEDLLTAAR
- a CDS encoding IclR family transcriptional regulator encodes the protein MGQHSGIGVLDKAVAVLQAVADDPCGLAELCTRTGLPRATAHRLAVGLEVHRLLRRGPDGRWRPGTALAELAGGSTDPLLDAAGVVLPKLRDVTGESVQLYRRDGVQRVCVATAEPPSGLRDTVPVGSRLPMTAGSGAKVLAAWADPHTQRTILADAVFGERTLLEVRRRGWAQSVAEREPGVASISAPVRDSAGTVVAAVSVSGPIERIGRKPGARWAADLLAAADALQERL
- a CDS encoding nuclear transport factor 2 family protein, with the translated sequence MTDSIGDPAVRAFVDALNAGDRTAFRAALTADATMSDDGTDRDLAEWTEKEIFSSQGHLEVETAEDEGRKFVASYSNSTWGAMRTRWAFTVRDGKVARFETGQA